The genome window agttagtaagagttaacgcgagttgggccaagttagtgggcttgaggcccaatgggccttgtctcatgagggggggcgctatatgaagcccattgagagagaaagagttcatttttcatgttcttgtgaaagaagagagaagggagagcaagaggagagctagggcaagagcttggaggagagattcgaggagcaatcttcgtgagttcgtcgatctaaggtaagagagtagatttcatattcgtgggtgactcgaggaaggggagaatgtcgatttctcctcacccgaacttcctccaccccattttcgttttagcttagaacggattttcttgatggaaatcgttcctaaggttcttaatatgcttaacatgcttttaacatgattaatgaacgaaaactATGGTAAAAACGAgttgtatgaaagattaaactcaagaacttagtgttcttgagagttttgatgaaaaagtgtttaatctctactttttcgatgtttatgatgtagatcggtgaaatgaactgtccttttgtgtttagatatgcttgttatacttgaatatgaacttatttggggtttataacatgaaaaatgggatttttgggtgaattggtgtggaaaacgcaggttttgaactgtcctgacaggaggcgttcgctaggccttcgcttagcgaacgtgtggcgaacagcttcGCCACAGCTTCGCTACAGcttcgccacgagcaggtgatcctctggtgagcttcgcttagcgaacagcttcgctaagccttcgctatgccttcgcttagcgaacagcactgtgacagcaactttttgataattgttttaagtgcaattaggcacttgtaacatggatttaaggtatcctaacatgcaattaggtgtttataaccatgattaattgtattgtgatgatagttgttgattatatttgtggaatatgattgtgttgatgatgtttgtttaaatgtcaaaagaagtatattaaggtgttaatcaacttaataaagaaggatatcgaattatgttattcgataaagacgtatattaaggtatagtgttatcttaataaagacggaatgttggatagtgttccacatttataaatgacgagcttaatgctaattaaaatgattgtgagtgaattcatgaaaaacatatacatgcattcatgaattgttgttgtatattggcttgtccaataaagacggatatcgaactatatttgttcgataaagacgaatattagaggtgagatactctaataaagacgatggtaccacatgcattagaggtgtctagaggacatagcatgaatgtgaagcattagattgcattagggattatgtgtgcattttatgataaataatgtttgacacgtacttggtaaatgttgattgttaatccgtatgtgaggagcagagtccgtcatgactataaaatgaacaacgcagggtccgtcatgaccataatctgaacaatgtatttgtggtgttagattacattagaaactttatgtatatccctatttgtaattgagttatgtgataattgttgatgttttggtattgtccgagatgacgtgaaactatatgtttggtgtattttgtggatgattgattatgtgataaatgaagtatatgcatgatatatgaatatgcatgaatgatggtgatgtatatgtataatgtatgattatgcatgttttatgaagaagtgtttaagtaccctttacttacacttgtatattttgattatgttatctaactctcttttatgtgttatgtgctggaccgttgggggtccagattttacaggattttgtggtatttcgatgtcgagtcgtcggtgaagctccgctctgattgtgacacggaaaagggttttatattgtatataaagtctattgtctaggttgttttgtataatcaataaatacattatttgattcaaagatttgtataaacactatttttactaattaactacattagtattattttggtagaggagtgtaatactcgaaccgatattcaataaattaaatgtgatttccgttgcgtattttgaaaaagattttactaaggtagaaatatataaataatgggtttgggtgttacactgGTTCTTATGTGTCAGAATCAGATATCATTGGAAGAGAAGATGATAAAAGGAAAATTATAAGCTTGTTGCGACAACCACATGAAATTCAAAATGTCTCTCTAGTTGCTATTGTTGGGATTGGCGGTTTGGGAAAGACAGCTCTTGCTCAATTGATATACAATGATGGTGAAATAAAAAAGTGTTTTGAAAAGAGTATGTGGGTATGTGTCTCTGATAATTTTGATGTCAAAACTATCGTGAAGAATATGTTGGAGTCACTATCCAAGAACAAAATTGGTGATACATTAAAATTGGACACCTTGCAAAATATTCTTCGTCACACTTTAACTGGTAAGAGATACTTGTTAGTCCTGGATGACGTTTGGAACGAGAGTTTTGAAAAGTGGGATAAATTGAGGACTTACTTGATGTGTGGTGCTCCAGGTAGTAAGGTTGTAGTGACAACTCGAAGTACAATTGTATCACAGACAATGGGTGTAAGTATCCCCTATGTTTTGAGCAGTTTGACTCCAAAAGAATCTTGGCATTTGTTGAAGAACATCATTACATATGGGGATGAGTCCAAAAGAGTGAACCAAACTATTGAATCAATTGGAAAGAAGATAGCAGAAAAATGCATTGGAGTTCCACTAGCAATCAGAACGCTTGGAGGCATATTACAGGGTAAAAGTGAAGAAAGAGAATGGATTGATGTTTTACAAGGTGACTTTTGGAAATTATGTGAAGATGAAGATAGCATCATGCCAGTGTTGAAACTGAGTTACCAAAACTTGTCGCCTCAATTAAGACAATGTTTTGCTTACTGCTCTTTATATCCTAAGGATTGGGTGATAAACAAGGATGATTTGATTCAAATGTGGATAGCACAAAGTTATCTCGAATGTTCAACTGTCGGAAACCAATTCGTGAATATTTTGTTTATGAAGTCATTTTTTCAAGATGCTACATATGATGATATAGATGGTCGTATACATAGTTTCAAAATGCATGATTTAATACATGATATCGCAATGCAAGTAGCGAGAAATGATTGTTGTTACTTCGATAGTGGGACAAAAAGACTTGTAGGAAGTCCCATGCATGTAATGTTGGAAAGTGATGCTATTGGTTTCCTGGAGTCGGTGGATGCAAGCAAGCTGCGAACTTTGATTTTGTTGTCCAACAATTCAGAGAGTATGAATGAGAAGGAattgtttgttattttaaaattcaaacacTTACGTGTCTTGAAGCTTTCAAATTGTTCTTTGAGCAAGTTGTGTAATTCATTTGTAAAATTGAAGCATTTAAGATATCTTAGCTTATATGATTGTATAGGATTAGGCTCCAAATCCATAAGCAATCTTGTTTGCTTACAAACACTAATACTGGCTAGAAGACATGATCTTGAAATTTCTACAAAACATGTCTCAATGTTGATCAATTTGAAGTATTTTCATATTAGTAGAAAAGATGTCTTTGAAGAGAAGAAGACAGCATCTGGATTTAGAAAACTATGCATGGGAGATCCATACAAGGGTGTAAGTTTTTCAAATTGGTTTTCTCCCCTTACAAATATTGTTGAAATCTATATCATTCGTTGTTCAGGTGTGCGCTATCTCCCACCAATGGAACGTCTTCCATTCCTCAACTCTATCAGGATGACTTACCTTGATGAACTGGAGTACATATATTATGAAGAGCCTCTTTCGTCTGAAACATTCTTCCCAGCATTAGAAATTCTCTTTTTTGGGAAATGCGAGAAGTTGAGGGGATGGTGGAGGTGATGGGGAATtagcacaataataataataacgagcAATACGCAGCGGAAATAAAATTCCCCAAACTTGTAAGAATCTTGAGgatcaacaacaaataatatggcagaaaataaagcaaaataaaaacacCGGAATTTTAACGTGGAAAACCCTCGATGTGAGAGTAAAAACCACGGGTCGTCCAGACCAAAGAAATAGCTCCACTATAATCAAATAAGGGTACAAAAGAGTCTCCAAGTGAGGCACAAACAAGTGCTAACAACCAATTAAACAACAAAGCACTAAAGCTtacaaaacaagaacaagaagatgaaaataCCCAAAACACCTGCTGTATTGCGGACTGAATATCTCACGAACCAGACCTTGTTTCGACGATCCGAACGGTCAAAAGATAGCCTCTGGAGTTTCGAACCTGCCCTCCAAATTTGAGCGATATCCAACGGTTAACGAATCGGGAATCGAAGTTTTAGTGGGACTGGTTTGAGAAAAACGGGAattgttttctctcttcttttctctctttttgaaGGTTGTTCTCTCACAAAATTTACTCACATCATAACCCTAGTATGACCACTCTCCACTTATATAAGTGAGACATAATGGGCTAATAAAATTGGACTTTTCTTCACATAGGAAGGGAGCCCAAAACCCAACAAATCTCCCCCTCACAACTATGTGGAGGAAATCGCCAAACCGGCGATATCACAACATGCTTCAAATTTTCCCCTTGGTAACGTCTTGGTCATCATATCTGAACCATTATCATCCGTATGAACCTTAACTAGTTCCAACAACTTAGCATCCAAAACATCACGTATCCAGTGATACCTTACATCAATATGTTTGGACCTATTATGAAAAGTCGGATTCTTACCAAGATGAATAGCACTTTGGCTATCAACAAATAACACATATTTGTCTTGAACAAAACCAAGCTCCTGCAAGAATTTCTTCAACCATAGCAACTCTTTGCATGCTTCGGTAATGGCAATGAACTCTGCCTCTGTAGTAGACAATGCTACACACTTTTGCAATCTGGACTGCCAAGCTACAGCTCCCCCTGCAAACTTAATCATGTAGCCCGACGTAGACTTCCTAGAATCAATGTCGCCAGCCATATCTGAGTCAGAGTACCCTTCCAAAGTAGGCTTATCTCCCCCAAAGCAAAGTCTCATACAAGTAGTACCACGAAGATACCTTAAAACCCATTTTACAGCATTCCAATGCTCTCTACCTGGATTTGACAAAAATCTACTGACTGTACCAACAACATGTGCTATATCTGGTCTTGTACACACCATTGCATACATCAAACTACCCACAGCAGACGCATAAGGAACACGTTTCATATCAAatgtttcatcttcatttgaAGGATTTGTTTCGAACTCAGCTTGAAATGAGTAGCAAGAGGAGTGCTTACCGCCTTAGAATTTTCCATCTGGAATCTCTGCAGCACTCTTTTGATATAGTGTTCTTGTGACATCCAAAGTTTCTTCTCCTTTCTGTCACGCGTGATTCTTATGCCAAGAATCTGTTTAGCTTCTCCCATGTCTTTCATGGCAAATGACTCGCCCAACTGCTTCTTTAACCTGTCAATGTTAGAAATATTTTTCCCTACAATAagcatatcatcaacatataacaACAGGATAATGAAGTCATCGTTAGAAAATTTTCTAACAAAGACGCAATGATCTGAAGTAGTCTTCTTGTATCCTTGTTCAGCCATAACAGACTCAAACTTCTTGTACCACTGCCTTGGAGCTTGCTTCAACCCATATAGGCTCTTTCTCAATCTACACACATAGTCTTCTTTGCCTTTAACTTGAAAACCATCGGGTTGCTTCATGTAGATCTCTTCCTCCAAATCACCATGAAGGAAAGCcgttttcacatccatttgctCAACCTCTAGATCAAGAGTAGCAGCCAAACCCAACACGGTTCTAATTGATGACATCTTCACAACAGGtgagaaaatttcattaaaaTCAACACCCTTTCTTTGACGAAAACCTTTCACTACCAATCTGGCTTTATACCTTGGAGACTCAGAGTTACTCTCATGTTTGACTCTATATATCCACCTATTTTCCAAAGCCCTTTTGCCTTTAGGCAACTTCACTAAATCATAAGTGTGATTATCATGCAAGGATTTCATCTCATCATTCATTGCATCCAACCACTTTTGATTTTCATCACTTTCCATGGCTTCTTGAAAATACTCAGGTTCACCCTCATCAGTCAAAGTCACATACTCATCAGAATTATACCTTGTAGAAGGTTGTCTCTGTCTGTTGGACCTCCTAAGTTGAACATGAGATGATTCTGGAGCTTCACCAAGATTCTCATCCTGTGACATATCATTCTCCTCATCATTATCAGCTGGAATATAAACCTCTTCTCCAGGTTGTTGATCATCAACATAATCATGTGGCTCACCATTTTGAACATCACCACCAATAGTATCCAGATTATGAACAGGCAACCGAACTGGATCAATATTAGACAAACTAACATCTTTCTCGGGTGTAGTTTTCTCCACCTTATCAATGTCTTCAATAGTTTGGTCTTCCATGAACACAACATCGCGGCTTCTGATAAGTTTATTCCCTATAGGATCATAAAGCTTGTAACCAAACTCATCCTGCCCATAGCCGATGAAGATACATTGTTTTGACTTTGCATCCAACTTGGATCTTTCATCCTTTGGAACATGCACAAAAGCCTTACAACCAAAGACTCTCAAATGATCATATTTGACATTCTTACCAAACCAAATTTTGTCTGGAACTTCACTGTTCAAAACAACAGTAGGAGTGAGATTAATAACATGCACCGCCGTGTACAGTGCTTCACCCCAATAATGTTGAGGCAACTTAGCTTCAGAGAGCATACATCTAACTCTCTCAACAAGTGTTCGATTCATCCTCTCTGCTAAACCATTCAACTGAGGAGTTTTAGGAGGAGTCTTTTCATGTGCAATACCCTGCTGCTTACAATAGACATCAAAGGGACCACAATACTCACCACCATTATCAGAACGAACACATTTCAGCTTCTTACCTGATTGCCTCTCAACCAAAGCATGAAATTCTTTGAATTTCTCCAACACTTGGTCTTTTGTCTTTATAGCATATACCCATAGTTTCCTGGAACAGTCatcaataaaagtaacaaaataaagTGCACCACTAAAAGATTTTACCTTTAATGGACCACAAACATCAGAATGCACCAATTGAAGCAACTCTGACTTTCTTGAGGGAGGATGCTTCTTGAAGGATACTCTAGTCTGTTTACCAGTCATGCAATGAGAACACTTCTCCAAATCTGCATTCTTTAATCCTGGAAGCACATcctttttggctaaaacattcAGCCCCTTTTCACTAATATGACTAAGCCTTCGGTGCCACAAAGATGCTTTCATGTCGATAACATTCACACTGTCTCTAGCAACCAAAGCTTTTGTCCAATACAGTTTAGAAGTTTTCTCCCCTTTAGCCACAACCAAGTTACCTTTACTGAGTTTCCACTTTCCAGAACCAAAGTGATTATCATAACCACAATCATCAAGCATATGCACagagatcaaattaaaacgAACATCCGGAGCATGTTTGACATCTCTAAGCAACAATTGCATTCCCATGTTGGTTTGCAAGCAAATATCACCAACACCAATTACCTTAGCTACACCATCATTACCCATCTTCAACCCTCCAAAGTCACCGGAAGTATAAGATGTGAAGAACTCCTTCCTCGGTGTAACATGCAATGTAGCACCACTGTCAACAATCCACATGCTCTCATCTGATACAAGATTAATGGACTCATGATCACGGAGAATAACAAGATCATCATTGATAGCAGTAGTAACACGATCATCATCATGATCTTCATGATCTCTTTGTTTCTGCTTACCCTTCTTGCCTTTGTTATCTTTTCTCCACTGATAACAGTACTTTTGTATGTGCCCTGATTTATGACAATAATTACACTCCATATTCTTGTATCGCCCTTTGGACTTGCTTCTGCTATTCTCTCTACCACCCTTCGGTTCTTTCTTCTGACTTCTCCCCCTATTTTCAGTGACAAGTACCTCGGATTGAGATGAAGTACCTTGTGCCTTCCTTCTCATCTCCTCATT of Trifolium pratense cultivar HEN17-A07 unplaced genomic scaffold, ARS_RC_1.1 scaffold_76, whole genome shotgun sequence contains these proteins:
- the LOC123901740 gene encoding putative disease resistance protein RGA1, which encodes MLEMGIGSSSSIQNRFVRMAEQIPYGVATTLINRLGSAALREYGRINGVMDELERLKNTVESIRAVLLNADDKQDQSHAVQNWVRRLKDVLIPADDLLDEFFIQDMIHKRDEPHQNNVTKVLHSLSPNIIAFRHKMAHEIGKIQKKFNDMVRDMSGLKLNPNVVMVGENNIEWRETGFYCLESDIIGREDDKRKIISLLRQPHEIQNVSLVAIVGIGGLGKTALAQLIYNDGEIKKCFEKSMWVCVSDNFDVKTIVKNMLESLSKNKIGDTLKLDTLQNILRHTLTGKRYLLVLDDVWNESFEKWDKLRTYLMCGAPGSKVVVTTRSTIVSQTMGVSIPYVLSSLTPKESWHLLKNIITYGDESKRVNQTIESIGKKIAEKCIGVPLAIRTLGGILQGKSEEREWIDVLQGDFWKLCEDEDSIMPVLKLSYQNLSPQLRQCFAYCSLYPKDWVINKDDLIQMWIAQSYLECSTVGNQFVNILFMKSFFQDATYDDIDGRIHSFKMHDLIHDIAMQVARNDCCYFDSGTKRLVGSPMHVMLESDAIGFLESVDASKLRTLILLSNNSESMNEKELFVILKFKHLRVLKLSNCSLSKLCNSFVKLKHLRYLSLYDCIGLGSKSISNLVCLQTLILARRHDLEISTKHVSMLINLKYFHISRKDVFEEKKTASGFRKLCMGDPYKGVSFSNWFSPLTNIVEIYIIRCSGVRYLPPMERLPFLNSIRMTYLDELEYIYYEEPLSSETFFPALEILFFGKCEKLRGWWRINDAVNDDDDNSSQSHKLSFPSFPPRLSFLTFIECPMLTRMPTFPNIGNRLDFNDSNMETLEGTLNMISSKCSIEFPPLSKLKQLFLKNVDLNVKKFPGNWVQNLTSLEHLYFENFPNQTFQEIETWFKEDFNYLPSLQKIEFSFCSDLKTLPGWILNLSSLQHITIEDCKNIASLPKGMSRLARLQSLEIVNCPLLMKECETQTSATWPKIAHIPNIILKRSSY